The Alphaproteobacteria bacterium genome includes the window AAAGATAGGTGATTATAGGATTCTTACTTTTTTTAAGAGACATAATAAAGTTATAAAAATTATTATATAAATCTATACAGGGTAGTTTTTCCGGAAGTGTATGAAAAATTATTGAGATAGCAACAATAAGGGTTTGTAAGGATAAACGGTTATAAAAGAGATCTATGGGTAGAGTTGATATAGGTTCATAAGTAAATAAACCTAATTGTTGAATTAATCTTGCTTTCCAAGAAAAAAGAAGCAGATTTCCAGGTTGTAAAGGAGAAGTATATTTATTTTTTTTGTTGGTAGAAATATAGGTAATACCTGGCCATTTACCATGAGATTTTGTTAAGATAGTAGTTAAAAGAAATTTTTCTCCATATTTTTTTGTATTTAAAACAATACCTTCATCCGTCCATTCCATAATAATAATTTTTCTTATTTCAATTATTAAAATCAAGCCCTGTTTTTTTATAATAATTTGGATCTTCATTCCAATCTGGTTTTACTTTTACATGTAAAAAAAGATGTACTTTACGTTCTAAAACAGTTTCTAATTCTTTTTGCGCCATCATTCTAACTTCTTTTATTTTGGCACCATTATGACCTAATAATATAACTTTCTGGCTATTTTTTTGTATAAGAACACATTGATTGATTTTAACACTTCCATCATTAAAATCTTCCCAACGTTCTGTTTCAATAGTGAGGGCATAAGGTAATTCTTGATAAAGCTTATCAAAAAAACATTCTCGTGTTATTTCTTCAGCTAATTCACGTAAAGAAATATCAGAAATTTGATCATCAGGAAAATGCCATTGTCCATAAGGTATTTTTTCAATAAGCATATTTAACATTTTATCAATACCATCACCAGTTAGAGCAGAAATCATAAAGGTTTCATTAAATATATTAAATTGCTGCATGGTTTTCGATAATTGTAATAAATTTTCTTTAGCAATTAAATCAATTTTATTTAAAATAAGATTAATTTTTTTTCCACTTTTTTGTAATTCTGTAATTATTAAATGGGTATTAGGGTCAATGGTTTTTTGGCTTGCATCGTAAATCATGATAATTTCATCGGCGTGAATTATTTCATCAAAAGCTGTTTTAACCATTGCTTTATCAAGACGCTTATTAGGTAGAAATATCCCGGGTGTATCAATAAAAA containing:
- the era gene encoding GTPase Era, which translates into the protein MTDSSNSTSSNSKCGFITIIGAPNAGKSTLLNKIIGQKLSIVSPKPQTTRRKILGVYTKDENQIIFIDTPGIFLPNKRLDKAMVKTAFDEIIHADEIIMIYDASQKTIDPNTHLIITELQKSGKKINLILNKIDLIAKENLLQLSKTMQQFNIFNETFMISALTGDGIDKMLNMLIEKIPYGQWHFPDDQISDISLRELAEEITRECFFDKLYQELPYALTIETERWEDFNDGSVKINQCVLIQKNSQKVILLGHNGAKIKEVRMMAQKELETVLERKVHLFLHVKVKPDWNEDPNYYKKTGLDFNN
- the recO gene encoding DNA repair protein RecO translates to MEWTDEGIVLNTKKYGEKFLLTTILTKSHGKWPGITYISTNKKNKYTSPLQPGNLLLFSWKARLIQQLGLFTYEPISTLPIDLFYNRLSLQTLIVAISIIFHTLPEKLPCIDLYNNFYNFIMSLKKSKNPIITYLLWELQILSDLGFGLDLKQCAVTGTLENLMYVSPKTGRAVSSNIGQQWHEKLLLLPNFLIKKDLNLPVSFLDIQNAFKLTGYFLQRYILNEKKFDNTLLLRQQLLSTLININLKEINY